A single genomic interval of Macadamia integrifolia cultivar HAES 741 unplaced genomic scaffold, SCU_Mint_v3 scaffold1019, whole genome shotgun sequence harbors:
- the LOC122062395 gene encoding uncharacterized protein LOC122062395, with product MATSGRDARRRKIVDRGSDRLALISGRIQNLSSSPLEPHHSTTVSSPDFSFDNLKQQSRRSTLSTVPFHGEEDASGTDSPKYEIRNESASHAAIGTISKMDPQLLKCETSPDYQRTVPLDIDGKAPASITLSSSKAQNLSTSKVDAEPPRSEPQRLHSRIFTASRISSSISASERIRLHCSIGIALIVVLSHLRFPLIGSNFVRSTILSKPVYLILLTDVTLVLGRLLFEEKGHSGKVQEAATQEPSEDGYDWADGLGKALEMGLLLHRVIGAAFLDCSVYLVIVVCGLSVVQRWL from the exons ATGGCAACGAGTGGCAGGGACGCCCGACGACGAAAAATCGTGGACAGGGGATCTGATCGCCTCGCTCTCATCAGTGGTAGAATCCAAAATTTATCATCATCACCATTAGAACCACATCATTCCACCACAGTATCATCACCGGATTTCTCTTTCGATAATCTGAAACAACAATCCCGTCGTTCAACTTTAAGCACTG TCCCTTTTCATGGTGAAGAAGATGCATCTGGCACTGACTCACCAAAATATGAGATCAGAAATGAATCTGCTAGCCATGCTGCCATTGGCACAATAAGCAAAATGGATCCTCAGCTGCTGAAATGTGAGACTAGTCCTGATTACCAAAGAACTGTTCCTCTGGACATCGACGGCAAAGCACCAGCATCTATAACCTTGTCGTCATCAAAGGCTCAGAATTTGTCCACTTCTAAGGTCGATGCTGAACCACCACGTAGTGAACCCCAGAGACTTCACTCCAGAATTTTCACTGCTAGCCGAATTAGTTCCTCCATCTCTGCTTCTGAAAGAATCCGTCTTCATTGTTCGATCGGCATAGCCCTTATTGTTGTTCTATCACATCTCAGGTTTCCTTTAATTGGAAGTAACTTTGTAAGGAGCACCATACTGTCTAAGCCAGTTTATCTTATCTTATTGACCGATGTTACGCTTGTGCTTGGACGGCTGCTATTTGAGGAAAAAGGACATTCTGGCAAGGTTCAAGAAGCAGCAACACAAGAACCTTCTGAGGATGGGTATGATTGGGCAGATGGGCTGGGTAAGGCCTTAGAGATGGGGTTGCTTTTGCACAGGGTAATTGGTGCCGCATTTTTGGATTGCAGTGTTTATTTGGTAATTGTTGTCTGTGGTCTCTCTGTGGTACAACGTTGGTTGTAA